CACTGACAAGGATACCACCACCGTACTCGACTGGGACGGCGAGTGGAACATCACCTACCGGGACGATGAGACCGGCCAGACGGAAACCGTCGACCTCAGGACCACCAGCTGTGCAAAACTACCATGGCGCCTTGACTGGCCGATGCGTTGGGCACATGAGCAGGTAGATTTTGAACCCGCAGGAAAGGATCACCACAGTGAAGGTGGTTCCTTCGACACCTCCCGCAAGATGGTCCAGGTATTTGGTGGGGAAGCACCTGTTTCCTTCCAGTACGACTTCATCAGCATCAAGGGACGTGGTGGAAAGATCTCCTCATCCAGCGGAGAGGTCGTCTCCCTCTATGATGTCTTGGAAGTCTATACCCCTGAGGTTGCCCGCTACATGTTCGCAGGAACCCGACCGAACACAGAGTTTGCTATCTCCTTCGACCTTGATGTCCTGAAGATCTATGAGGACTACGATACCTGTGAGCGAATCTATTTCGGTCTGCAGGAAGTGAATGAGAAACGCAAGGCAAAGGAGAAGCGGATCTACGAACTCAGCCAGGTGAAGGGGCTTCCCTCCGAGCCCAGCTACCAGATTCCCTTCCGCCACCTCTGTAACCTATTGCAGCTCCATGAAGGGGACATCGAAAGGGCAATCTCAACCTTGGACGATATGACCGACAGCCAAAGGGACAGACTCAGGGTTCGTTGTGCATGTGCCTGGAACTGGATCACCACCTTTGCTCCGGAGGACTTCAAGTACCGCTTGTCCAATGAGAATGACCCCTTGGTAGAGCTTACTGACCAAGAGAGGGCTGCAGTGTACGCGCTTCGTGAGGTGGTCAAGGTCATGGACCAGATCGAGGATAAGGAGTACACCACTCGCCTCTATGACTCAGCAAAGGACAATGGCCTGGACACCGGAGCCTTCTTCAAGCTGATCTACCGCATCATGATAGGGAAAGACCGGGGACCAAAACTTGGACCCTTCCTCCAGACCTGCGGCAAGGAGAAAGTGCTCTCAATCCTTGGGCGATACTAAACTATTTGGATATATAGGTGGCAGGGAGCTTTCTGAGCTCCCTGCCAGCGTTATAAGACCAGAGAGAAAAAAGGAGTTCTAGATGAACGTTTTGATGATCAACACAAGTCCACACGAGAATGGTTGCACCAATCGTGCACTGCAAGAGGTGGCATCTGTATTAAAACAGTGGAATATTGACAGTGAGATTCTCTGGATCGGAAAAGGTTCCCTGCATGGATGCACCGATTGTG
The sequence above is drawn from the uncultured Sphaerochaeta sp. genome and encodes:
- the lysS gene encoding lysine--tRNA ligase, translated to MSEKNVSTHWADIYADKIIREKGEKEHYTCASGITPSGTVHIGNFREIISVELVVRALREKGKNVRFIYSWDDYDVFRKVPKNMPEPEMLSTYLRKPITLVPDTLGRAENYARGNEQDVERILPAVGVEPEYIYQANRYRASEYAEGMRLALEKRDEIRAILDEFRTEPLEKDWWPISVFSNFTDKDTTTVLDWDGEWNITYRDDETGQTETVDLRTTSCAKLPWRLDWPMRWAHEQVDFEPAGKDHHSEGGSFDTSRKMVQVFGGEAPVSFQYDFISIKGRGGKISSSSGEVVSLYDVLEVYTPEVARYMFAGTRPNTEFAISFDLDVLKIYEDYDTCERIYFGLQEVNEKRKAKEKRIYELSQVKGLPSEPSYQIPFRHLCNLLQLHEGDIERAISTLDDMTDSQRDRLRVRCACAWNWITTFAPEDFKYRLSNENDPLVELTDQERAAVYALREVVKVMDQIEDKEYTTRLYDSAKDNGLDTGAFFKLIYRIMIGKDRGPKLGPFLQTCGKEKVLSILGRY